Part of the Agrobacterium fabrum str. C58 genome is shown below.
ACCGAAGGCTCAATTCTATTAGGAGTCTTGATTGTGTCCGAAGAGTGACTGCCGCTGCAGCAGCCTAGAAAGCAATGCACGGTGATGATGTTGATCGGACGGCTTTCGTCCCGCGCAGGCTGCCGGCTGAAGCCGCTTACGTCGATAGTCAAGTTGACCTGGCGGCAAACCGACAACCTCACTGTGTGACTTGTTTTGAGCGACTTTTGGTTCAAGAGAAAGATGAAAACCGTCGACGATTGTGGGCTTCCGGCAAAGCATGCGCCACGTCTGAAGAGAGTTGTGCAGGAGGCCCTACACTCGCACCGGGCCATTCGGGGCCATGAAGATGGAGCAAACCTTAATTTGCACCGATAATTTTCCGTTCGATGGATTTGGGCTGGGCAGGATCGGAGCGGAAGGCACTAGGAAAATCGTAATTTCTGTAGGAGAAACAATGATATGGTGATCATCAAGCTAAATGCGAATAAAAACATGCCTGTCTTGGCGGTTGAGAAGCCGCAAGAAATTCACAAAGAGGAGTTGAGCGACCATCACCAGTCAAATGGCTTTACGAGTTTGGATCTCGAAATGATTGAACTGGAGAATTTTGTCCTTCACTGCCCGCTCCCCGAAGAAAACCTAGCCGGCTAAAAGGAGTTAGACGATGGATCCGAAGGCCGAAGGCAATGGTGAAAATATCACTGAGACCGCAGCAGGCAATGTCGAAACTTCTGATTTCGTGAATTTGAAGCGCCAGAAGAGGGAGGGCGTAAATTCCACCGGGATGTCCGAAATTGATATGACGGGTAGCCAAGAAACTCCCGAACACAACATGCACGGAAGCCCGACTCACACGGATGATCTCGGCCCGCGGTTGGATGCGGACATGCTCGATTCTCAGTCAAGTCATGTTTCTAGCAGCGCTCAAGGCAATCGGTCTGAGGTTGAAAATGAGCTATCCAACTTATTCGCGAAGATGGCTTTACCAGGCCATGATCGGCGTACCGACGAGTATATTCTTGTGCGGCAAACCGGACAAGACAAGTTCGCAGGTACTACTAAATGTAACCTCGATCATCTGCCCACCAAGGCGGAATTCAATGCGAGCTGCCGGCTCTATAGGGATGGAGTCGGCAACTACTATCCCCCGCCCCTCGCATTCGAGAGGATCGATATCCCGGAGCAATTGGCTGCACAATTGCATAACCTGGAGCCAAGAGAACAGAGTAAACAGTGTTTTCAGTACAAGTTGGAAGTCTGGAATCGCGCTCACGCAGAGATGGGCATCACTGGCACCGACATCTTCTATCAAACAGACAAGAATATTAAGCTCGACCGAAATTATAAATTGAGGCCTGAGGATAGATATATACAAACAGAGAAATACGGGCGCAGAGAAATTCAAAAACGCTATGAGCACCAGTTTCAAGCTGGTTCACTGCTGCCGGATATCTTAATCAAGACCCCGCAAAATGATATACATTTCTCGTACAGGTTTGCGGGCGACGCTTACGCTAACAAGCGATTTGAGGAATTCGAACGCGCAATCAAAACTAAATACGGTAGCGATACCGAGATCAAGCTCAAATCCAAATCTGGGATTATGCATGACTCCAAATATTTGGAATCATGGGAGCGGGGCAGTGCGGATATCCGTTTCGCAGAGTTCGCCGGCGAGAATCGAGCTCACAACAAGCAGTTTCCGGCTGCGACTGTGAATATGGGAAGGCAGCCAGATGGCCAGGGAGGGATGACTCGCGATCGCCATGTAAGCGTTGACTACCTATTGCAAAACCTACCCAACTCCCCTTGGACGCAAGCCTTGAAAGAGGGAAAGTTGTGGGATCGAGTTCAGGTCCTTGCTCGCGACGGAAACCGTTACATGTCACCTTCAAGACTGGAATATTCCGACCCCGAACACTTTACCCAACTGATGGATCAAGTTGGTCTGCCCGTGTCGATGGGTCGGCAAAGTCATGCGAATAGTGTCAAGTTTGAGCAGTTTGACAGACAGGCAGCGGTTATTGTTGCGGATGGCCCGAACTTACGTGAGGTTCCAGATTTGTCCCCGGAAAAGTTGCAACAACTGTCTCAAAAAGATGTCCTGATAGCGGATCGCAATGAAAAGGGGCAAAGAACCGGCACTTACACTAATGTTGTGGAATATGAGCGCCTGATGATGAAATTACCGAGCGACGCAGCGCAGCTTCTCGCTGAACCGTCCGATAGATATTCACGTGCTTTTGTCCGGCCGGAGCCAGCATTGCCCCCCATCAGTGACAGCCGGCGGACTTATGAAAGCCGACCGCGCGGCCCAACCGTAAACAGTCTGTAGATTTCCTGATACCGCGTCAGTGACGAAGCCCTTTAGTTCAAAATATGCATTTGAAAGGATTCAACAATGGTCGACACGACGAAGAAGAGTGTCGCGAAGTCGCTTACGGCTGACATGCGCCGTTCTGCTAAGCGGCTTTCTAAGCAAATGCGTAAAGCCTCGCTTACTGAAGAGGAGGCAACAAGGAATCTAGCCCGGCTCGAAACGCCGGACCAGAAGCGAAAATATGTCGCCGATATGCAGATAATCGACAAGCTGGAAGACGGCTTTCGAGGCGAAATAAGCTATAAAATGCTGGGAAATAAACAGCTTCGGGTCGACAGCCCAAAAGAATTAACGCGCGAGCATGGTATAATAAGAAAAACAAGAAAGGTTCTGAAGCGTAACGCAGAGACTGGCAATGTTTACTTGGGTCTCCACGAAAAGAAGACCTGGAGGAGCGTTAGCAGCCATCTTTATGCCGAGGACGGTACACTTCGCGCGAAGCATGTGAAATACAAAGACGGACGCTTTGAAGAAAAATGGGAACGAGACGAAAATGGCCTGCTGTTCCGCACGCAGTTTGTCAACCGAAATCGGCTATTTCAACCTATTTCCGAGAAGGTCAGCACACCCTACCGGAGCGGACCGGAAAACCGGCTCTTTCGTGAACTAACCCGTCGAAAAGGTTCCAAGCAGGAAACTTTTGAGCGGGACGAAAAAGGCAACCTCGAGCTCATCGGCAGCAAACGTCTCGGCTTTTCCAAGAATTCGACGAAAGCCGTGGATCGTCAGACCTCTCAGACGACGATTCGAAAACTTGGTGGCGCATTCAGCAAATCTTATAGATCCCTGCTAGACACAGAGGGCAACGAACTTGGCCGAGATATATCGAGTCATCGACGGCTCTTCAACAAGCGATCGGCTGTCTACGATGAGGCTAGCGGGCAATTGACGAGCACCAAGCATACGTTCGGTAAGATCTACAAGAGTGAAACAGCGTATTTGAACGCTGATATCAAAAAAGTCTCAAAAAAGATACTCGGCGTGACGGTTCGTCGGAAACTGACGACGCTAAGTGAACAAGAACACGACGCTCAGAAGCTGCGAAATTCGGAATCCATTGAGCATAGGAAGGCTTGGCAAGAGCGCGCAGTTATCCCTAGATCGCCTCCACGGGAGACGGCAAATGTGGATTCGGCGCCGCAGTCGCATCTGGTCAACTCTCTTAGAGACGGCCGTCGTGATGAGGCTGAGCCTAGGGTTGTGCCTGCAAAAGACCGACGATTAGAAGGCGTTATACAAAATTCACCCTTGTTTCGGCAACCGAACTCCGAGCGACGGGTCGGTTCCCAAACACTACCTCCATCGTCAAATGTGCGTGCCTCAGATCCAGTTTTTCCAAGGGAAGGCGCTAAGTCGGAAAAAGGGCCAGTGGCGGTCAATCTCCAGCGTGATAATGAAAGGGAAAAGCAAGAGGAAAAAAACCTCAGTGAGAGGCGGGGAAATCTCTTCCGGTCAAGCCGGTCAATAACAGAGACGTCGTTTCCCGGATCGCCGGAAAGAATAACGATGTTAGGTTCGCGGCGGGCCTCGATAAACCCATCCGCCGATCCGCAATCGCCGGTCGGCAGAACGGATTCCCAAGCGCCGCCGATGTCCTTATTTCCGATCAATAATCATCAGTCGGATCCAAACGAGCAAGAGCTCTTGAGTTTCCTGCATAGCGTGCCAGTCCCGCCGCCTTTGGAAGTACATGGCGCACCAGGCGGGCGTGTTGAGGACAGCCTCCGTGGAGCTTCCGGAGACAGCCTGGTGCGAACGAGTTCAGTGTCGGAGAGTGTGTTCGATGAACATTCGCAAGGGCCTTTGGAACGCGATCACTCGACCAATGCGACAAGTGAGCGCTTTGATCCGCAGGCTTTGTTTGGCGAACCGGGCTTGTCGCGCGTCTCAGAAACACGACCAGAACTCTCGATGCAAGGCGACCATTTGACAAATTCGGAACAGCAAGCGTTACTGAATGAACTGCTTAGTGTGCCATTACCGGGTCCTTTGCCGAAGGCGGATCATGAGCGACCGAGGGTTTTGGAAAGCTCACGGAGCCGAGAGCGCTCCATGTCAGGAGGGCTTTCACTTTAGAATGAAATTACCGATTCAAGTGTCCACCCAGTGGCTTGATTGAAACAGGCCAAGATGTGCGGAACACACCACTTCGAGGTGGTGCTCGAGGAATAGTTCAGAGTTGTGACATCCCGCTGCGCAGCCTCTACGCATATTAGATGACTCTGCGAGAACGTTTGTGTAGCTTGCAATGTAGCTATGTTGAACCGCCAGCCCATAGGAGCAATGCCGTGAGTGTCTCATCAAAGCCCACCTGCCGTGTCGTGCGGCCCCGCGATACCTATGCCGGAAAACAGGGCTTCAGCGTAACCGATGTCCTACCCCCCCGTTGTTCTCGCCGCCCTAATCTGTGATCGGCTTTCCATGGACGAGCAACGGGAGTTTCTCCATGGAGAGTACATTGGAGTTTCTCACAACCAGGAAGTCTGGACGTGAGATTCACCGGCATTGGCCGGACGAGGTCAAGGCGCAGATCGTTTCGGAAAGCTTGAGACCTGGCGCGCGATGGTGAATGAGGGCGCCGAGCGCTATGGATTGCGGGCGAACCGCCTTTCGACTTGGCGAACGATGGCGCGGCAGGGCAAGCTTGTTCTACCTGCACCCGATGACCCAGTGGAGTTCGCAGCGTTAGTCATCGATCCACCCGTTGCGGAACCGCTGATCAATAAAACTAGCCGCCCTGAGATCATCGTCGGCGCTGTCACCATCCGCCTGGAAGAAGGTGCGTCTGCCGCCCGCATTGCCGCTATTGCGCGTGCCTGCGCGGTTCCGGCATGATCTTTCCGTCGAACCGCGTACGGATCATGGTCGCGACCAAGCCGGTCGACTTCCGTAAAGGTCATGATGGATTGGCGGCATTGGTCAAGAATGAGCTGCGCAAAGATGCCGTAATCGGCCGCATGCGCATAGAAGGCGCGCTCTTCCTTCGACAGCCCCGGCCGTTCCTGCTCCCCGACCATGCGAAGACATGCTTCCTGGATCTTGCGCGTTTGACGACCGGATCGAGGGCGTCGAATTTCTTGTCGAAATAGGTTGATTGCCACTCGCGGTGATAGTTGGTCACCGCGATGATATGCTTGTGCTGGATGTGAAGGTAGGCAAAACCGGTGAAGCCGAAATGCTCGGCGAAGTCCGCGAGCCCGGTCTTCAGGATGCATTCATCGCCCTCGATTGCGGCAAGATCGGTCAACTTGTCCAGCCAGTGCTGCATTCCATACCCCCATCTGTGATTACAACTATCCTTGTCGTCGCGGTCCGCCTCGACAGTCGGCGACCGGGAGCCCCAAGGACCGGGGCCATGGCGCGCAACTGATCGCGGAAATCGAGGCCGCGATAGTTGGATTCCAGGTAGGCGTGGCTGAAGTCGATCAGGGCTACGACATCCGGATGATTGACGGCTTTCACCGTTGCGGCAACTTCGGCCGGAGTCTGACGATACTGGCCCGGCTCCGTTGTGAAAATATTCTCAAAGGCGATGCGAATACCGTACGCTTTGGCATGCTCGCCCAATTCGAGCAGCGCTTCGCATTGACGCTCGTCAGCGCCGGCGCGTTGAGCGATCTGATCGGCGCGCAGAAAGCCCGCGTGCTGGACGAGAACGCGGGCGTCGATGCTGTCGCAAATCTCGACCAGTGCCTTTGCAGCATCGACCTGGTGCCGGCGCGTTGCCGGGTCCATGAAGTTCGAGGACACGAGGCCGTGCACGGTATAGCGGAAGGAAAACGTCTCAAGAAGGGTTCTGAGCCGATCGCCACGCTCTTTGACGATGCGGCCACCTGCGATCAGATCGAGGCTGGAAAGGGCGAGTTCGACCGTGTCGACGCCGATTGCCTCAAGGCGGCGCAGCTCTCTCTCGAGGCTGTCAAGCTCGCCGTCCGTCGATGCCGTATTGAAGCCCGTTGCGATAATATTGTTCATAATGATTTCCAGTTCTGAGGCGCTTAACCCGCTTTGGAGGCGACGGCGGCGGCCCGTTGGATTTCTCGTTCTTCGAGCCTCGCAAAGAGGCCGCGTAGCTCCGGCTCGCCGACCGCCGATGCCGCCAGACGGGGACTGAACCATTGAAGCTCGCGTTGATGGCGTTCCGGAAAGTCGTCTTCCATCCGCTGGACATCGAGAAGATGGACCTGGACCATTGCCGGAATGAACTCGCCGTCACCAAGCCTCTTCACGTAGGTGTAATGACCCCAAGCCTTTTTTCGGACGCGTCCCCGGACACCAGCCTCCTCCCAGGCTTCCTGGCTTGCGACCTCATGCGGCTTCTTTTTCGCCATTGGCCAACCTTTGGGTATGACCCAGCGCCCGGTACCCCGGCTGGTAATAAGGAGAACCTCGATTGGGCCTGAACTGTCATCGGTTCGCCGATAGCAAATAGCGGCGTACTGGGTCCTGATTTCGCCGGTCCAGAGCTTGTCAGCTACCATTGCCAGTCGTGCTAAAGCTGTTTGTCCTGCAGGTTCACCGGGCATGGCGTGATCCACCCTCGAATTGAGAAAGCGTAGCGGTCATCCCTGGCGCGGGTGCCGACGCGTTCAACGAACTGAATATTCCTTTCCGATGCAGGATTCCTTCGAAACAAGAACCGCATCCGGCTTTTGAGCGGCGCCGCGGCCTGTAAAGGCGCTGCGCCACGATTGCGAAGAGGTGTTCAATCAAAGCGCCGGGGCTTCGACTACGCGGCCGCTGAGACCTTTTCGATCAGTGGGCGCACCTTGCTGAGGAATTCCTCGCTTCCGCACGCAAAACGGAGCTTCGACGAGAGATCGATCCTGTCCCAGTCGATCGTATTGGAGATACCGAGATGGCCGAGTATCGGCAGTGCCGCCATCACATCCCAGGTCGAATCCCCGAGCGACACGTAGCCGTCGGTCTCGCCCATCACCACTTCGATCATCGACAAGGTCGCGGCGCCGCAGAACCGGAAGCTGATCTTCAGATCATCCGAAATAAAGCGGCTGAAACCGGTCGAGGCACGCGACATATCAAGC
Proteins encoded:
- the virE3 gene encoding type IV secretion system virulence effector VirE3, whose translation is MHGDDVDRTAFVPRRLPAEAAYVDSQVDLAANRQPHCVTCFERLLVQEKDENRRRLWASGKACATSEESCAGGPTLAPGHSGP
- the virE1 gene encoding type IV secretion system effector chaperone VirE1; translated protein: MVIIKLNANKNMPVLAVEKPQEIHKEELSDHHQSNGFTSLDLEMIELENFVLHCPLPEENLAG
- a CDS encoding type IV secretion system single-stranded DNA binding effector VirE2, whose protein sequence is MDPKAEGNGENITETAAGNVETSDFVNLKRQKREGVNSTGMSEIDMTGSQETPEHNMHGSPTHTDDLGPRLDADMLDSQSSHVSSSAQGNRSEVENELSNLFAKMALPGHDRRTDEYILVRQTGQDKFAGTTKCNLDHLPTKAEFNASCRLYRDGVGNYYPPPLAFERIDIPEQLAAQLHNLEPREQSKQCFQYKLEVWNRAHAEMGITGTDIFYQTDKNIKLDRNYKLRPEDRYIQTEKYGRREIQKRYEHQFQAGSLLPDILIKTPQNDIHFSYRFAGDAYANKRFEEFERAIKTKYGSDTEIKLKSKSGIMHDSKYLESWERGSADIRFAEFAGENRAHNKQFPAATVNMGRQPDGQGGMTRDRHVSVDYLLQNLPNSPWTQALKEGKLWDRVQVLARDGNRYMSPSRLEYSDPEHFTQLMDQVGLPVSMGRQSHANSVKFEQFDRQAAVIVADGPNLREVPDLSPEKLQQLSQKDVLIADRNEKGQRTGTYTNVVEYERLMMKLPSDAAQLLAEPSDRYSRAFVRPEPALPPISDSRRTYESRPRGPTVNSL
- a CDS encoding IS66 family insertion sequence element accessory protein TnpB; the protein is MVNEGAERYGLRANRLSTWRTMARQGKLVLPAPDDPVEFAALVIDPPVAEPLINKTSRPEIIVGAVTIRLEEGASAARIAAIARACAVPA
- a CDS encoding NUDIX hydrolase, whose product is MPGEPAGQTALARLAMVADKLWTGEIRTQYAAICYRRTDDSSGPIEVLLITSRGTGRWVIPKGWPMAKKKPHEVASQEAWEEAGVRGRVRKKAWGHYTYVKRLGDGEFIPAMVQVHLLDVQRMEDDFPERHQRELQWFSPRLAASAVGEPELRGLFARLEEREIQRAAAVASKAG
- a CDS encoding virA/G regulated protein, yielding MVDTTKKSVAKSLTADMRRSAKRLSKQMRKASLTEEEATRNLARLETPDQKRKYVADMQIIDKLEDGFRGEISYKMLGNKQLRVDSPKELTREHGIIRKTRKVLKRNAETGNVYLGLHEKKTWRSVSSHLYAEDGTLRAKHVKYKDGRFEEKWERDENGLLFRTQFVNRNRLFQPISEKVSTPYRSGPENRLFRELTRRKGSKQETFERDEKGNLELIGSKRLGFSKNSTKAVDRQTSQTTIRKLGGAFSKSYRSLLDTEGNELGRDISSHRRLFNKRSAVYDEASGQLTSTKHTFGKIYKSETAYLNADIKKVSKKILGVTVRRKLTTLSEQEHDAQKLRNSESIEHRKAWQERAVIPRSPPRETANVDSAPQSHLVNSLRDGRRDEAEPRVVPAKDRRLEGVIQNSPLFRQPNSERRVGSQTLPPSSNVRASDPVFPREGAKSEKGPVAVNLQRDNEREKQEEKNLSERRGNLFRSSRSITETSFPGSPERITMLGSRRASINPSADPQSPVGRTDSQAPPMSLFPINNHQSDPNEQELLSFLHSVPVPPPLEVHGAPGGRVEDSLRGASGDSLVRTSSVSESVFDEHSQGPLERDHSTNATSERFDPQALFGEPGLSRVSETRPELSMQGDHLTNSEQQALLNELLSVPLPGPLPKADHERPRVLESSRSRERSMSGGLSL